The region CGCCGGGGATCGTCTCGTCTCCCGCTGTGACCTCAAAGCGGATCGGGATACGGGAACCCTACGCGTCCTGTCCTTGCTCGAAGAGCCAGGGTGCACCGGTGAGATGCGGGAGGCGACCCGAACGGCGATCGCCCGACTGGCTTCTGCCCTCGGCCGAAGGCCGACTGGGCTTCCGTCTCCAAGAAAAGCGAAATAGCAACTCTGCGGATCAGCACCAGAGGGCGTCAACGAAGAACGAGCTCCAGCACGTTGCTGACCCGGCAGGTCATGAGATCCACCGACTGGAGCAAGACCTCTCCCGAACCGATTTCCGGCGGGATGCCGAACACGACCACGGCTCCCGACTCGTCGGCAACTCGAATGACGGCCTTGACCGCGCTGATCTCTTCCAGGTAAAGGTCGTCGCATTCTCGGATGGAAGTCTCTCCGTCCGGGGTTCCGAACACCATGGCGACGCGGCCTCCAGGCGTCGAGCCGGTCACGACGAACTTGCCCGTACCGGTCGCGTCCTCGATACGGTCGAGATGAACGCCATCTCGCACCGCCTCGAAGGCCAGAAACGACGCCGACGCGAGCATCTCGCCGGCGATGTAAACGTCGACAAAGGCGCCCGTCAGCCCGTCGTAACGGCGCACTCTGTTGCCCTCGGGCTCCGCGACGTAGAGCCGACCGTCGCGCCCCCAGGTGAAACCGAGGGGTGAGACGAGCGCCGGATCGTCCACGAACACGTCGAGGAGCTCTCCGCGCTCCCCGTGGAAGCGAAGCAACAACCCGGTGAAGGCGTCGGAAACGTACAGGTGTCCATCGGGACCGAAGTTGACGTCCTGAGGTCCGGCCAGAGCCGTCGAGGCGAACACTCCCAGAGGCTGTCCCGTCTCCCCGTCGTAGCGAAGGATCTGGTGAGTCTGGACGCTTCCGACGTAGAGGTCGTCGTCCGGACCGAAGGTGAAGCTCACGGGGCCGTCGAGGCCCTGACCTTCGGCGGCGACGCGATCGAACGCGCGCGTCTCCAAGTCGTAACGCAGGATCTGGTTGCGAACGGCGTCGGCGACGTAGAGACCACCGTGCGGTCCGAAGGCAATGTTGCCCGGGCTCTCGAGGCGGGGATCTTCGATGAACACGTCGATCGGTGCACCGGTGCCGCCGTCGTAGCGAAGGATGCGGTTCGAATCACCCGCGGCTACGTAGAGGTGGCCGTCGGGACCGAAGGTCAAGCCGACGGGGCCGGCCAGCTCGGGAGATGCGGCGAAGAGTCGGGCCGACGAACCGTCGTAAGCCACGACCGCATCGCGCGAACGACTCGTGACGAGAAGGTCCTGGGACTCGACCTCGGTCGAGAGCGCGAAGAAAGTCAGTATCGTCCACGGTACCGGGCGCAACAAGGCCTCCAAGCCAGAGCTACGCCAGTCTAGCTCATTGGGCTCGGCGCGCGCACGTACGAAATCCCGCCAGCACGTCTCCCCGATGGGGGAGGAAGAAATTGCGGTAGGTGTTGCTGATCAGGCGGGAGCGCGTCGCCCAGGCGCCTCCCCGCAGTACCTTGTGATAGCCGAACCAGGGAGCCGAAT is a window of Vicinamibacteria bacterium DNA encoding:
- a CDS encoding NHL repeat-containing protein, giving the protein MRPVPWTILTFFALSTEVESQDLLVTSRSRDAVVAYDGSSARLFAASPELAGPVGLTFGPDGHLYVAAGDSNRILRYDGGTGAPIDVFIEDPRLESPGNIAFGPHGGLYVADAVRNQILRYDLETRAFDRVAAEGQGLDGPVSFTFGPDDDLYVGSVQTHQILRYDGETGQPLGVFASTALAGPQDVNFGPDGHLYVSDAFTGLLLRFHGERGELLDVFVDDPALVSPLGFTWGRDGRLYVAEPEGNRVRRYDGLTGAFVDVYIAGEMLASASFLAFEAVRDGVHLDRIEDATGTGKFVVTGSTPGGRVAMVFGTPDGETSIRECDDLYLEEISAVKAVIRVADESGAVVVFGIPPEIGSGEVLLQSVDLMTCRVSNVLELVLR